A region from the Medicago truncatula cultivar Jemalong A17 chromosome 6, MtrunA17r5.0-ANR, whole genome shotgun sequence genome encodes:
- the LOC25496003 gene encoding heat shock cognate 70 kDa protein: protein MTGNCENYAIGIDLGTTRSCVAVYMPDHDRVDIIGTTLSSVSFTDTEKIIGGFSRNATKTVYDAKRLIGMKFSDDVVQSDMKFLLFKLISDVNDELKIVVNYKKTERHFTPEKISSMVLAKLKEIAEAKLGRVKDVVISVPACFSNSQRESTRKAGTMVGFNVMQIINEPSAAAIAYIHTKPSNHSRRNVFIFDLGGGTLDVSILTLENGAIKVRAVGGDTHLGGQDFNNTMVKYFVEVFRKRYKIDISGDLTSLRRLKSACEKAKLILSYKYETTIVIKSLNRGENLESKISRAKFEELNEHHIKKCMKIVEKCLEDSGMVKSDIHDVVLVGGSTRIVKLHRRLSGFFGEKKLCKSINADKAVAYGAAVHAAMLSVKQKFPLREVIPLSLGLKTPGEIMDIISPRNTKIPRNMEKVITTYFPNQVNIPIQVYEGDQLKTLLGSFEIEIPPVPAGVPKIRINFQIDHDGILHVYVSEKHLGIHNKKLVITVSDKVRRSMKEIERKINEAEKYKDEVKRRRMMVEADKRRRKNAINAVKRYAYKMKDAINDKDISFMLLSKEKKKINDAIGLTLLWLRVNHEDAKQHEIEEHRRMLSSVFDGIIVKKIKDEEHGVQENKKKNHWLPLLLKYTFQVVYIAATNDITGLISSIFVSN, encoded by the exons ATGACAGGAAATTGTGAGAATTATGCAATCGGAATCGACTTAGGAACAACCCGTTCTTGTGTTGCTGTATATATGCCTGATCATGATCGGGTAGATATCATAGGAACAACGCTTTCTTCTGTTTCCTTCACTGATACTGAAAAAATTATTGGTGGTTTTTCTCGAAACGCCACCAAAACTGTTTATG atGCAAAAAGACTAATCGGTATGAAATTTAGCGACGATGTAGTTCAGAGTGATATGAAGTTTTtgctatttaaattaattagtgACGTCAATGACGAACTCAAGATTGTTGTCAATTACAAAAAAACGGAAAGACATTTTACACCGGAGAAAATTTCATCGATGGTATTGGCAAAATTGAAAGAGATTGCTGAAGCTAAACTTGGAAGAGTCAAAGACGTTGTTATTAGTGTCCCGGCTTGTTTCAGTAACTCCCAACGCGAGTCAACTCGAAAGGCAGGTACTATGGTAGGTTTTAATGTCATGCAAATAATCAATGAACCTAGTGCTGCAGCCATTGCATATATTCACACTAAACCTAGTAATCATAGCCGTAGAAATGTTTTCATCTTCGATTTGGGTGGCGGTACTTTGGATGTGTCTATTCTCACACTTGAGAATGGTGCCATCAAAGTTAGGGCCGTTGGCGGAGACACTCACCTTGGGGGACAAGACTTCAATAATACAATGGTGAAATATTTTGTGGAAGTGTTCCGGAAGAGGTATAAAATAGACATTAGTGGAGATTTAACATCCCTTAGGAGGTTGAAGTCAGCTTGCGAGAAAGCAAAATTGATATTGTCATATAAATATGAGACCACCATTGTGATAAAATCTTTAAACCGAGGTGAAAATCTCGAATCAAAAATTAGTCGCGCAAAGTTTGAAGAACTCAACGAACATCACATCAAAAAGTGCATGAAGATTGTAGAAAAGTGTCTAGAGGATAGTGGGATGGTCAAGAGTGACATTCATGATGTTGTGCTTGTTGGCGGCTCTACTAGGATTGTAAAGCTGCATCGACGTTTAAGTGGTTTCTTTGGTgagaagaaattatgcaaaagCATCAATGCTGATAAGGCGGTTGCATATGGCGCTGCTGTCCACGCTGCTATGTTGAGTGTTAAGCAGAAGTTTCCTTTGAGGGAGGTCATTCCTTTGTCCCTGGGATTGAAAACACCAGGAGAAATCATGGACATAATAAGTCCTAGGAACACCAAAATTCCTAGGAATATGGAAAAGGTGATCACCACATATTTTCCCAACCAAGTCAATATTCCGATTCAAGTTTATGAGGGTGATCAGTTGAAAACTTTGCTAGGAAGTTTTGAGATTGAAATTCCTCCAGTTCCAGCAGGTGTTCCTAAGATTCGAATCAACTTCCAAATTGATCATGATGGCATATTACATGTCTATGTCTCGGAAAAACATCTTGGAATTCATAATAAGAAGCTTGTAATCACTGTAAGTGACAAGGTAAGGCGGTCAATGAAGGAAATTGAGAGGAAGATCAACGAAGCTGAGAAGTACAAAGACGAAGTTAAGAGACGTAGGATGATGGTAGAAGCGGACAAGAGACGTAGGAAGAACGCGATAAATGCAGTAAAAAGGTATGCATACAAGATGAAGGATGCCATTAATGATAAGGATATTAGCTTTATgcttttgtcaaaagaaaagaaaaagatcaATGATGCAATTGGTTTGACTTTACTCTGGCTTCGTGTTAATCATGAGGATGCAAAACAACATGAAATTGAGGAACATAGGAGAATGCTTTCAAGTGTGTTTGATGGAATTATTGTGAAGAAGATAAAGGATGAGGAGCATGGTGTgcaagaaaacaagaaaaagaatcaTTGGTTACCGTTATTACTAAAATATACTTTCCAGGTAGTGTATATAGCTGCAACAAATGACATCACTGGCTTAATATCTTCCATATTTGTGTCTAATTAA
- the LOC112422748 gene encoding protein FAR1-RELATED SEQUENCE 5-like → MDGNVPEEATQSTNVEISEEDILVAAPNVGVELNSEPCKGMEFKSVEKVREFYNSFAKRMGFGVRVRSTKPKRVVFVCCNEGHHIVKSSTNKEIQDGTNQTKRKCSTSQTGCLATLVVKRGTLEGNWIICSFKNDHNHPMVSPESVSYMRCHKSMNGAAKSLVEHFKEEGIPTGKVATMFSEGDLAFSNRDCWNHVRSLRRKNLDVGDAQAVFNYCKQKQVENSNFFYEIQCDEDSRMINFFWVDARSRLAYQQFGDVISFDTTYKTNKYSMPFAPFVGLNNHYQSILFGCALLQDESERSFIWLFETFLKAMDGKKPKSVITDQDLAMKGALANVFPETRHRLCLWHIRKKFAEKLAHVYHKNSTFKRELKKCIHVSPSIESFEEDWSRLMIEYGLDNNEWLQGLYKIRESWIPVYNRSCFFAGMNTSQRSESINAFFDSFVNASTTLQEFVLKFEKAVDSRLEVEKREDYESRHKKRILATGSKLEEHAASIYSRNIFGKFQDEIRKIYKFKKKKISKDGHNYVYQVSSNYNARDMFFVDINLDAQIAKCGCQLYEFLGILCRHILVIFQEKGITQIPDHFILQRWTKNANRSIEVYDTTNNFDGQNSTPKILRRMHAQQEAKVLLDLAEESDEIYKFIISDLRRTRMSAIAMKKSNLGISDGVSPLESSQNVNQNCLSEEESEPELTIRNPRNAQTKGRKKDGQKNTQNCRFKSGIELSHAQQVAVKRKACHECGESGHNSRTCKKRNQND, encoded by the coding sequence ATGGATGGTAATGTTCCTGAAGAAGCCACACAGTCAACAAATGTGGAAATATCTGAAGAAGATATTTTAGTTGCTGCTCCTAATGTTGGTGTGGAATTAAATAGTGAACCTTGTAAGGGGATGGAATTCAAATCTGTGGAAAAGGTTAGAGAATTTTATAATTCATTTGCAAAAAGGATGGGTTTTGGAGTACGTGTTCGCTCAACTAAACCAAAGAGAGTTGTCTTTGTATGTTGTAATGAAGGTCATCATATAGTGAAAAGTTCAACAAACAAAGAAATCCAAGATGGcacaaatcaaactaaaagaAAGTGTTCTACTTCTCAAACTGGTTGTCTAGCCACACTTGTTGTTAAAAGAGGTACATTAGAAGGAAATTGGATTATATGTTCATTTAAGAATGATCATAACCATCCCATGGTTAGCCCTGAAAGTGTGTCTTATATGCGGTGTCATAAAAGCATGAATGGTGCTGCAAAAAGTCTTGTTGAACATTTTAAGGAAGAAGGTATACCGACAGGAAAGGTTGCTACAATGTTTAGTGAAGGGGACTTGGCTTTCTCTAATAGGGATTGTTGGAATCATGTTAGAAGTCTTCGAAGAAAAAATTTAGACGTTGGAGATGCTCAAGctgtttttaattattgtaaACAGAAACAGGTagaaaattcaaactttttctATGAAATCCAATGTGATGAAGATTCTCGGATGATAAACTTTTTTTGGGTTGATGCTAGATCAAGATTAGCTTACCAACAATTTGGAGATGTAATATCTTTTGACACCACATATAAGACTAACAAGTATAGTATGCCATTTGCCCCGTTTGTTGGATTGAATAATCATtatcaatcaattttatttggTTGTGCTTTACTACAAGATGAGTCAGAACGCTCGTTTATATGGTTGTTTGAAACTTTTCTTAAGGCAATGGATGGTAAAAAGCCCAAATCTGTCATAACTGACCAGGATTTGGCTATGAAAGGTGCTTTAGCCAATGTTTTTCCAGAAACTAGACATCGCCTCTGCTTATGGCATATTAGGAAAAAATTTGCTGAAAAGTTAGCTCATGTTTATCATAAAAATTCCACTTTCAAGCGAGAATTGAAAAAATGCATTCATGTTTCACCAAGTATAGAAAGTTTTGAAGAAGACTGGAGCCGATTAATGATTGAGTACGGACTAGACAACAATGAATGGCTTCAAGGGTTATATAAAATTAGAGAATCTTGGATACCAGTTTATAATAGAAGCTGTTTTTTTGCTGGGATGAATACAAGTCAAAGAAGTGAGAGCATCAATGCGTTTTTTGATTCTTTTGTGAATGCATCTACAACATTGCAAGAATTtgtgttgaaatttgaaaaggcGGTTGATAGCCGCTTAGAAGTAGAAAAAAGAGAGGATTATGAAAGTAGGCATAAAAAACGCATTTTGGCTACAGGGTCAAAACTTGAGGAGCATGCTGCGTCTATTTATTCGAGAAACATTTTTGGTAAATTTCAAGATGAGATCAGGAAGAtctacaaatttaaaaaaaagaagattagCAAAGATGGACATAACTATGTCTATCAAGTTTCCAGTAACTACAATGCTCGAGATATGTTTTTCGTTGATATAAATTTGGACGCACAGATTGCAAAATGTGGATGTCAATTATATGAGTTTTTGGGGATATTGTGCAGGCATATACTAgtaatttttcaagaaaaaggtATCACTCAAATTCCTGACCATTTTATTTTGCAACGTTGGACTAAAAATGCTAACAGAAGCATTGAAGTTTATGATACGACGAATAATTTTGATGGTCAAAATAGCACACCAAAGATATTAAGAAGGATGCATGCTCAACAAGAAGCAAAGGTATTACTTGATTTGGCTGAAGAGTCTGATGAGATATACAAATTCATTATATCTGATTTGAGGCGCACTCGTATGTCAGCCATTGCAATGAAGAAATCAAATTTAGGTATCAGTGATGGAGTTTCTCCTTTGGAATCTAGCCAAAATGTCAACCAAAATTGCTTGTCGGAGGAAGAAAGTGAACCAGAATTGACTATTAGAAATCCACGCAATGCACAAACAAAAGGGAGAAAGAAGGATGGACAGAAAAACACTCAAAATTGTAGATTCAAGAGTGGAATTGAACTGTCACATGCTCAACAAGTAGCAGTCAAAAGAAAAGCATGTCATGAGTGTGGTGAATCTGGTCACAACAGCAGAACTTGCaagaaaagaaatcaaaatgattaa
- the LOC11439176 gene encoding S-type anion channel SLAH2: MENHITLEIIEQASPPETPSLIKYISSNELEDFDEFDSEFPSPISKESEETYNHQRKPSISVSMPLCYKETQLQSLNNNNNKNVSFSGENVIIRDDLASGIAMSEPPRQSKFKSQPMPKGVAFQQDGSQTRKANRNHNQPGIKMFRDKRFDSFKTWSGGGLERQLSILRGKEPIGNAQDGNNATRSFDRALPVDRYFDALEGPELETLKSSEEIMLPHDKQWPFLLRFPVSSFGICLGVSSQAILWKTLATSPTTEFLHITPKINLILWYISAVLIATIFAVYILKLLFYFEAVRREYYHPIRVNFFFAPWIALLFLALGVPPSVTKNLHQSLWYILMAPILFLELKIYGQWMSGGQRRLSKVANPSNHLSVVGNFVGALLGASMGLIEGPIFFFAVGLAHYTVLFVTLYQRLPTNATLPKELHPVFFLFVAAPSVASMAWAKIQGSFDYGSRIAYFIALFLYFSLAVRINFFRGFKFSLAWWAYTFPMTGAAIATIRYSNQVPNIVTKSLCIALALISTFTVIALLLSTILHAFVFRDLFPNDIAIAISDRKRKPHKHWLFRYGSQDSKEIENYLKFVNTDESSLDDSTPQPSSNDTDHNLPK; the protein is encoded by the exons ATGGAAAATCACATAACTCTTGAAATCATAGAACAAGCTTCTCCACCAGAAACTCCATCACTAATAAAGTATATATCATCAAATGAACTTgaagattttgatgaatttgattctGAATTTCCCAGCCCAATTTCCAAA GAAAGTGAAGAAACATACAATCATCAAAGAAAGCCTTCAATTTCTGTTAGCATGCCACTTTGTTATAAAGAAACTCAACTTCAATcactaaacaacaacaataacaagaaTGTTTCCTTTAGTGGCGAAAATGTTATTATCAGAGATGATTTAGCATCAGGAATTGCAATGTCTGAGCCTCCAAGACAATCAAAATTTAAGTCTCAACCAATGCCAAAAGGAGTTGCTTTCCAACAAGATGGTTCTCAAACTAGAAAGGCTAATCGTAATCATAATCAACCTGGAATAAAGATGTTTAGAGATAAGAGATTTGACTCGTTCAAAACATGGTCTGGTGGTGGACTCGAGAGACAATTATCGATTCTACGTGGAAAAGAACCGATTGGAAATGCACAAGATGGTAACAACGCTACAAGAAGCTTTGATAGGGCTTTACCTGTTGATAGGTATTTTGATGCATTGGAAGGTCCAGAATTAGAAACTCTTAAG TCATCAGAAGAGATAATGCTACCTCATGACAAACAATGGCCGTTTCTTCTCCGGTTCCCCGTTTCATCATTCGGTATATGCCTCGGAGTTAGCAGCCAAGCAATTCTTTGGAAAACCCTAGCCACATCACCTACCACTGAATTCCTTCACATAACTCCCAAAATAAACCTAATCTTATGGTACATCTCCGCGGTACTTATAGCTACCATTTTCGCAGTCTATATTCTCAAACTCCTTTTCTACTTCGAAGCAGTTCGTCGGGAATACTACCATCCGATCCGTGTTAACTTCTTCTTCGCACCATGGATAGCTCTCTTGTTTTTAGCACTTGGTGTGCCTCCATCCGTTACCAAAAACCTACATCAATCTCTATGGTACATTCTTATGGCACCAATATTATTTCTCGAGCTAAAGATTTATGGACAATGGATGTCCGGTGGACAAAGGCGGCTTTCGAAGGTGGCGAACCCTTCGAATCATTTATCAGTTGTTGGAAACTTTGTTGGAGCGTTACTTGGTGCATCGATGGGACTAATTGAAGGACCTATTTTCTTCTTTGCTGTTGGACTTGCTCATTACACTGTGTTATTTGTGACACTTTATCAAAGACTTCCAACTAATGCAACCCTACCTAAAGAGCTACATCCAGTGTTCTTTCTGTTTGTTGCAGCTCCTAGTGTTGCTTCAATGGCTTGGGCTAAGATACAAGGTTCATTTGATTATGGATCAAGGATTGCTTATTTCATTGCATTGTTCCTTTATTTCTCATTG GCTGTCAGGATCAATTTCTTCAGAGGATTTAA ATTTTCTCTTGCATGGTGGGCCTATACTTTTCCAATGACTGGTGCAGCAATTGCAACAATAAGATACTCAAATCAAGTACCAAATATTGTCACAAAATCATTGTGTATTGCATTGGCTCTAATCTCAACATTCACAGTTATAGCACTTCTTCTATCAACAATATTGCATGCATTTGTCTTCAGAGACCTCTTCCCTAATGACATTGCTATTGCCATAAGTGATAGAAAGAGAAAGCCACATAAACACTGGTTGTTTAGATATGGAAGCCAAGACTCCAAAGAGATTGAAAATTACTTGAAGTTTGTGAACACTGATGAAAGTAGTTTGGATGATTCTACGCCACAACCGTCCTCAAACGACAC